Proteins encoded in a region of the Balaenoptera ricei isolate mBalRic1 chromosome 19, mBalRic1.hap2, whole genome shotgun sequence genome:
- the ZNF865 gene encoding zinc finger protein 865 isoform X2 encodes MEANAAGSGAGGGGSSGLGGEDGVHFQSYPFDFLEFLNHQRFEPMELYGEHAKAVAALPCAPGPPPQPPPQPPPPQYDYPPQSTFKPKAEVPSSSSSSSSSSSSSSSQAKKPDPPLPPAFGAPPPPLFDAAFPAPQWGIVDLSGHQHLFGNLKRGGPASGPGATPGLAAPTGTPGPLPAPSQTPPGPTAGAGCDPAKDDKGYFRRLKYLMERRFPCGVCQKSFKQSSHLVQHMLVHSGERPYECGVCGRTYNHVSSLIRHRRCHKDVPPAAGGPQQPGAPLPPLGLPAPAAAAAAPTSASSGPPATPAAPADGNATPTAPAGLGVPPPAAAAAAGGGDGPFACTLCWKVFKKPSHLHQHQIIHTGEKPFSCSVCSKSFNRRESLKRHVKTHSADLLRLPCGICGKAFRDAAYLLKHQAAHAGAGAAGPRPVYPCDLCGKSYSAPQSLLRHKAAHAPPAAPDAPKDATASVPQPPPTFPSGPYLLPPDPPATDSEKAAAAAAAVVYGAVPVPLLGAHPLLLGGAGTSGAGASGASVPGKTFCCGICGRGFGRRETLKRHERIHTGEKPHQCPVCGKRFRESFHLSKHHVVHTRERPYKCELCGKVFGYPQSLTRHRQVHRLQLPCALAGAAGLPASQGAAGACGPGASATSAGAADGLSYACSDCGEHFPDLFHVMSHKEAHMAEKPYGCDACGKTFGFIENLMWHKLVHQAAPERLLPPAPGGPQPSDGSSSTDAANVLDNGLAGEVGAAVAALAGVSGGDDASGAAVAGGGGAAGAGPERFSCATCGQSFKHFLGLVTHKYVHLVRRTLGCGLCGQSFAGAYDLLLHRRSHRQKRGFRCPVCGKRFWEAALLMRHQRCHTEQRPYRCGVCGRGFLRSWYLRQHRVVHTGERAFKCGVCAKRFAQSSSLAEHRRLHAVARPQRCGACGKTFRYRSNLLEHQRLHLGERAYRCEHCGKGFFYLSSVLRHQRAHEPPRPELRCPACLKAFKDPGYFRKHLAAHQGGRPFRCSSCGEGFANTYGLKKHRLAHKAEGLGGPGAGTGTLPGKDA; translated from the coding sequence ATGGAGGCCAACGCAGCGGGCAGCGGCGCCGGGGGCGGCGGGAGCAGCGGCCTAGGGGGCGAGGACGGGGTTCACTTCCAGAGCTACCCCTTCGACTTCCTGGAGTTCCTCAACCACCAGCGCTTCGAGCCCATGGAACTGTACGGGGAGCACGCCAAGGCGGTGGCGGCGCTGCCCTGCGCCCCCGGGCCGCCGCCCCAGCCGCCGccccagccgccgccgccgcagtaCGACTACCCGCCGCAGTCCACCTTCAAACCCAAGGCCGAGGTGCCCTCCTCATCCTCGTCGTCCTCGTCGTCCTCTTCGTCGTCCTCCTCCCAAGCCAAGAAGCCCGACCCGCCCCTGCCGCCCGCCTTCGGGGCGCCCCCTCCTCCGCTCTTCGATGCCGCCTTCCCGGCCCCGCAGTGGGGCATCGTCGACCTCTCGGGACACCAGCACCTGTTCGGGAACCTGAAGCGCGGAGGGCCGGCATCCGGGCCGGGGGCGACGCCGGGGCTGGCTGCCCCCACGGGGACGCCCGGGCCGCTCCCCGCGCCCTCGCAGACGCCGCCGGGCCCCACCGCGGGGGCGGGCTGCGATCCCGCCAAGGACGACAAGGGCTACTTCCGGAGGCTGAAGTACCTGATGGAGCGGCGCTTCCCCTGCGGCGTGTGCCAGAAGTCCTTCAAGCAGTCCTCGCACCTGGTCCAGCACATGCTGGTGCACTCGGGGGAGAGGCCATACGAGTGCGGCGTCTGCGGCCGCACCTACAACCACGTCTCCAGCCTCATCCGCCACCGCCGCTGCCACAAGGACGTGCCGCCGGCCGCGGGGGGCCCGCAGCAGCCGGGCGCGCCGCTCCCCCCGCTGGGCCTgcccgcgcccgccgccgccgccgccgcccccaccTCGGCGTCCTCCGGCCCCCCGGCCacgcccgccgcccccgccgacGGCAACGCGACCCCCACCGCCCCTGCGGGGCTGGGGGTGCCCCCtccggcagcggcggcggcggcggggggcggcGATGGCCCGTTCGCTTGCACGCTTTGCTGGAAGGTGTTCAAGAAGCCCAGCCACCTGCACCAGCACCAGATCATCCACACGGGCGAGAAGCCCTTCTCGTGCTCCGTGTGCAGCAAGAGCTTCAACCGCAGGGAGAGCCTCAAGCGGCACGTGAAGACGCACTCCGCCGACCTGCTGCGCCTGCCCTGCGGCATCTGCGGCAAGGCCTTCCGCGACGCTGCCTACCTGCTCAAGCACCAGGCGGCCcacgcgggcgcgggcgcggcggGGCCGAGGCCCGTGTACCCCTGCGACCTGTGCGGCAAGTCCTACTCGGCGCCCCAGAGCCTGCTGCGGCACAAGGCTGCCCACGCCCCGCCCGCGGCCCCCGACGCGCCCAAGGACGCGACGGCCTCCGTCCCGCAGCCCCCGCCCACCTTCCCCTCGGGACCCTACCTCCTACCCCCCGACCCCCCGGCCACAGACAGCGAgaaggcggcggcggccgcggcggcggtGGTGTACGGCGCCGTGCCCGTCCCGCTCCTGGGCGCTCACCCGCTGCTGCTCGGCGGGGCCGGTACCAGCGGGGCTGGAGCCTCGGGCGCCAGCGTCCCCGGCAAGACGTTCTGCTGCGGCATCTGCGGGCGCGGCTTCGGGCGCCGCGAGACCCTGAAGCGCCACGAGCGCATCCACACGGGCGAGAAGCCACACCAGTGCCCGGTGTGCGGGAAGCGCTTCCGCGAGTCCTTCCACTTGAGCAAGCACCACGTGGTGCACACCCGCGAGCGGCCCTACAAGTGCGAGCTGTGCGGCAAGGTCTTCGGCTACCCGCAGAGCCTCACCCGCCACCGCCAGGTGCACCGGCTCCAGCTGCCCTGCGCCCTGGCCGGGGCCGCCGGCCTCCCCGCCAGCCAGGGTGCGGCCGGGGCCTGTGGCCCGGGCGCTTCGGCCACGTCCGCGGGCGCCGCCGATGGACTGAGCTATGCCTGCTCGGACTGCGGCGAGCACTTCCCGGACCTCTTCCACGTCATGAGCCACAAGGAGGCGCACATGGCGGAGAAGCCGTACGGCTGCGACGCCTGCGGCAAGACGTTCGGCTTCATCGAGAACCTCATGTGGCACAAGCTGGTCCACCAGGCTGCTCCCGAGCGCCTGCTCCCGCCCGCGCCCGGCGGCCCCCAGCCCTCGGATGGCTCCAGCAGCACCGATGCGGCCAACGTGCTGGACAACGGGCTGGCCGGGGAGGTGGGGGCGGCCGTGGCGGCGCTGGCAGGGGTGTCTGGGGGCGACGATGCGAGCGGGGCGGCGGTGGCCGGGGGCGGCGGGGCTGCTGGTGCGGGCCCCGAGCGCTTCAGTTGTGCCACGTGCGGCCAGAGCTTCAAGCACTTCCTGGGCCTCGTGACTCACAAGTACGTGCACCTGGTGCGGCGGACCCTGGGCTGCGGCCTCTGCGGCCAGAGCTTCGCGGGTGCCTACGACCTGCTCCTGCATCGCCGCAGCCACCGGCAGAAGCGGGGCTTCCGCTGCCCGGTGTGCGGCAAGCGCTTCTGGGAGGCGGCCCTGCTGATGCGCCACCAGCGCTGCCACACGGAGCAGCGGCCCTACCGGTGCGGCGTGTGTGGCCGAGGCTTCCTGCGCTCCTGGTACCTGCGGCAGCACCGCGTGGTGCACACGGGCGAGCGGGCCTTCAAGTGCGGCGTGTGCGCCAAGCGCTTCGCGCAGTCGTCCAGCCTGGCGGAGCATCGGCGGCTGCACGCGGTGGCCCGGCCCCAGCGCTGCGGCGCCTGCGGCAAGACCTTCCGCTACCGCTCCAACCTGCTGGAGCACCAGCGGCTGCACCTGGGCGAGCGCGCCTACCGCTGCGAGCACTGCGGCAAGGGCTTCTTCTACCTGAGCTCCGTGCTGCGCCACCAGCGCGCGCACGAGCCGCCGCGGCCCGAGCTCCGCTGTCCCGCCTGCCTCAAGGCCTTCAAGGATCCTGGCTACTTCCGTAAGCACCTGGCGGCTCACCAGGGCGGCCGGCCCTTCCGCTGCTCCTCCTGCGGTGAGGGTTTCGCCAACACCTACGGCCTCAAGAAACACCGCCTGGCCCACAAGGCCGAGGGCCTCGGGGGGCCTGGAGCAGGGACGGGCACCTTGCCCGGGAAGGATGCCTGA
- the ZNF865 gene encoding zinc finger protein 865 isoform X1 produces MTSEQRPEGGTGGSLEVWGRMFQARGNGLTTSLLHLFRMGSPTSHPPRMEANAAGSGAGGGGSSGLGGEDGVHFQSYPFDFLEFLNHQRFEPMELYGEHAKAVAALPCAPGPPPQPPPQPPPPQYDYPPQSTFKPKAEVPSSSSSSSSSSSSSSSQAKKPDPPLPPAFGAPPPPLFDAAFPAPQWGIVDLSGHQHLFGNLKRGGPASGPGATPGLAAPTGTPGPLPAPSQTPPGPTAGAGCDPAKDDKGYFRRLKYLMERRFPCGVCQKSFKQSSHLVQHMLVHSGERPYECGVCGRTYNHVSSLIRHRRCHKDVPPAAGGPQQPGAPLPPLGLPAPAAAAAAPTSASSGPPATPAAPADGNATPTAPAGLGVPPPAAAAAAGGGDGPFACTLCWKVFKKPSHLHQHQIIHTGEKPFSCSVCSKSFNRRESLKRHVKTHSADLLRLPCGICGKAFRDAAYLLKHQAAHAGAGAAGPRPVYPCDLCGKSYSAPQSLLRHKAAHAPPAAPDAPKDATASVPQPPPTFPSGPYLLPPDPPATDSEKAAAAAAAVVYGAVPVPLLGAHPLLLGGAGTSGAGASGASVPGKTFCCGICGRGFGRRETLKRHERIHTGEKPHQCPVCGKRFRESFHLSKHHVVHTRERPYKCELCGKVFGYPQSLTRHRQVHRLQLPCALAGAAGLPASQGAAGACGPGASATSAGAADGLSYACSDCGEHFPDLFHVMSHKEAHMAEKPYGCDACGKTFGFIENLMWHKLVHQAAPERLLPPAPGGPQPSDGSSSTDAANVLDNGLAGEVGAAVAALAGVSGGDDASGAAVAGGGGAAGAGPERFSCATCGQSFKHFLGLVTHKYVHLVRRTLGCGLCGQSFAGAYDLLLHRRSHRQKRGFRCPVCGKRFWEAALLMRHQRCHTEQRPYRCGVCGRGFLRSWYLRQHRVVHTGERAFKCGVCAKRFAQSSSLAEHRRLHAVARPQRCGACGKTFRYRSNLLEHQRLHLGERAYRCEHCGKGFFYLSSVLRHQRAHEPPRPELRCPACLKAFKDPGYFRKHLAAHQGGRPFRCSSCGEGFANTYGLKKHRLAHKAEGLGGPGAGTGTLPGKDA; encoded by the exons atgacatctgagcagagacctgaaggaggcaCGGGAGGGAGCCTTGAGGTCtggggaagaatgttccaggcaaGAGGGAACGGCCTCACCACATCACTGCTCCATCTGTTCAGGATG ggttcccccacctcccacccgccCAGGATGGAGGCCAACGCAGCGGGCAGCGGCGCCGGGGGCGGCGGGAGCAGCGGCCTAGGGGGCGAGGACGGGGTTCACTTCCAGAGCTACCCCTTCGACTTCCTGGAGTTCCTCAACCACCAGCGCTTCGAGCCCATGGAACTGTACGGGGAGCACGCCAAGGCGGTGGCGGCGCTGCCCTGCGCCCCCGGGCCGCCGCCCCAGCCGCCGccccagccgccgccgccgcagtaCGACTACCCGCCGCAGTCCACCTTCAAACCCAAGGCCGAGGTGCCCTCCTCATCCTCGTCGTCCTCGTCGTCCTCTTCGTCGTCCTCCTCCCAAGCCAAGAAGCCCGACCCGCCCCTGCCGCCCGCCTTCGGGGCGCCCCCTCCTCCGCTCTTCGATGCCGCCTTCCCGGCCCCGCAGTGGGGCATCGTCGACCTCTCGGGACACCAGCACCTGTTCGGGAACCTGAAGCGCGGAGGGCCGGCATCCGGGCCGGGGGCGACGCCGGGGCTGGCTGCCCCCACGGGGACGCCCGGGCCGCTCCCCGCGCCCTCGCAGACGCCGCCGGGCCCCACCGCGGGGGCGGGCTGCGATCCCGCCAAGGACGACAAGGGCTACTTCCGGAGGCTGAAGTACCTGATGGAGCGGCGCTTCCCCTGCGGCGTGTGCCAGAAGTCCTTCAAGCAGTCCTCGCACCTGGTCCAGCACATGCTGGTGCACTCGGGGGAGAGGCCATACGAGTGCGGCGTCTGCGGCCGCACCTACAACCACGTCTCCAGCCTCATCCGCCACCGCCGCTGCCACAAGGACGTGCCGCCGGCCGCGGGGGGCCCGCAGCAGCCGGGCGCGCCGCTCCCCCCGCTGGGCCTgcccgcgcccgccgccgccgccgccgcccccaccTCGGCGTCCTCCGGCCCCCCGGCCacgcccgccgcccccgccgacGGCAACGCGACCCCCACCGCCCCTGCGGGGCTGGGGGTGCCCCCtccggcagcggcggcggcggcggggggcggcGATGGCCCGTTCGCTTGCACGCTTTGCTGGAAGGTGTTCAAGAAGCCCAGCCACCTGCACCAGCACCAGATCATCCACACGGGCGAGAAGCCCTTCTCGTGCTCCGTGTGCAGCAAGAGCTTCAACCGCAGGGAGAGCCTCAAGCGGCACGTGAAGACGCACTCCGCCGACCTGCTGCGCCTGCCCTGCGGCATCTGCGGCAAGGCCTTCCGCGACGCTGCCTACCTGCTCAAGCACCAGGCGGCCcacgcgggcgcgggcgcggcggGGCCGAGGCCCGTGTACCCCTGCGACCTGTGCGGCAAGTCCTACTCGGCGCCCCAGAGCCTGCTGCGGCACAAGGCTGCCCACGCCCCGCCCGCGGCCCCCGACGCGCCCAAGGACGCGACGGCCTCCGTCCCGCAGCCCCCGCCCACCTTCCCCTCGGGACCCTACCTCCTACCCCCCGACCCCCCGGCCACAGACAGCGAgaaggcggcggcggccgcggcggcggtGGTGTACGGCGCCGTGCCCGTCCCGCTCCTGGGCGCTCACCCGCTGCTGCTCGGCGGGGCCGGTACCAGCGGGGCTGGAGCCTCGGGCGCCAGCGTCCCCGGCAAGACGTTCTGCTGCGGCATCTGCGGGCGCGGCTTCGGGCGCCGCGAGACCCTGAAGCGCCACGAGCGCATCCACACGGGCGAGAAGCCACACCAGTGCCCGGTGTGCGGGAAGCGCTTCCGCGAGTCCTTCCACTTGAGCAAGCACCACGTGGTGCACACCCGCGAGCGGCCCTACAAGTGCGAGCTGTGCGGCAAGGTCTTCGGCTACCCGCAGAGCCTCACCCGCCACCGCCAGGTGCACCGGCTCCAGCTGCCCTGCGCCCTGGCCGGGGCCGCCGGCCTCCCCGCCAGCCAGGGTGCGGCCGGGGCCTGTGGCCCGGGCGCTTCGGCCACGTCCGCGGGCGCCGCCGATGGACTGAGCTATGCCTGCTCGGACTGCGGCGAGCACTTCCCGGACCTCTTCCACGTCATGAGCCACAAGGAGGCGCACATGGCGGAGAAGCCGTACGGCTGCGACGCCTGCGGCAAGACGTTCGGCTTCATCGAGAACCTCATGTGGCACAAGCTGGTCCACCAGGCTGCTCCCGAGCGCCTGCTCCCGCCCGCGCCCGGCGGCCCCCAGCCCTCGGATGGCTCCAGCAGCACCGATGCGGCCAACGTGCTGGACAACGGGCTGGCCGGGGAGGTGGGGGCGGCCGTGGCGGCGCTGGCAGGGGTGTCTGGGGGCGACGATGCGAGCGGGGCGGCGGTGGCCGGGGGCGGCGGGGCTGCTGGTGCGGGCCCCGAGCGCTTCAGTTGTGCCACGTGCGGCCAGAGCTTCAAGCACTTCCTGGGCCTCGTGACTCACAAGTACGTGCACCTGGTGCGGCGGACCCTGGGCTGCGGCCTCTGCGGCCAGAGCTTCGCGGGTGCCTACGACCTGCTCCTGCATCGCCGCAGCCACCGGCAGAAGCGGGGCTTCCGCTGCCCGGTGTGCGGCAAGCGCTTCTGGGAGGCGGCCCTGCTGATGCGCCACCAGCGCTGCCACACGGAGCAGCGGCCCTACCGGTGCGGCGTGTGTGGCCGAGGCTTCCTGCGCTCCTGGTACCTGCGGCAGCACCGCGTGGTGCACACGGGCGAGCGGGCCTTCAAGTGCGGCGTGTGCGCCAAGCGCTTCGCGCAGTCGTCCAGCCTGGCGGAGCATCGGCGGCTGCACGCGGTGGCCCGGCCCCAGCGCTGCGGCGCCTGCGGCAAGACCTTCCGCTACCGCTCCAACCTGCTGGAGCACCAGCGGCTGCACCTGGGCGAGCGCGCCTACCGCTGCGAGCACTGCGGCAAGGGCTTCTTCTACCTGAGCTCCGTGCTGCGCCACCAGCGCGCGCACGAGCCGCCGCGGCCCGAGCTCCGCTGTCCCGCCTGCCTCAAGGCCTTCAAGGATCCTGGCTACTTCCGTAAGCACCTGGCGGCTCACCAGGGCGGCCGGCCCTTCCGCTGCTCCTCCTGCGGTGAGGGTTTCGCCAACACCTACGGCCTCAAGAAACACCGCCTGGCCCACAAGGCCGAGGGCCTCGGGGGGCCTGGAGCAGGGACGGGCACCTTGCCCGGGAAGGATGCCTGA